The following coding sequences lie in one Populus trichocarpa isolate Nisqually-1 chromosome 14, P.trichocarpa_v4.1, whole genome shotgun sequence genomic window:
- the LOC7494094 gene encoding AT-rich interactive domain-containing protein 2 isoform X2, whose product MIANDFTKKPQRKIAPDGFWVDLEPNSKGSVLKSELDFQLRSRFDKFLDSFFKEICGLDSCLWILPPMLGNGQFVDLLKLFLAVSEKGGYGVVSENGLWDLVAREFGFGLNLAPTVKLVYIKYLDSLERWLERLLVDGIGLNAELSDRGVNVGGALMELGAEFKGLLSEMPENEFLELNSELNVNAEVESYESEKFAEDEESLHIDSTKSGVDFVEVGESGDNVVKSFMMDGSFSNEDVKGKDVDENLISDSRKSEKVENEDEVKSVVVVETDGDEEGNKGDNSEIEELDLATFEESVSSRKRKRDSIYRMLNWVTEIAKDPCDPVVGSLPEWSKWKSYGNEECWKQVLVTRESLFLKRNADSTSSAEGFVKQKYQKMHPCMYDDHAGSSYNLRERLKCRKLFPGETSSQALVCSQSSSAATQTDSDSCMEGVYDGDSSTECSVLDLPITKRIPVGPVFQAEVPEWTGMASESDSKWLGTRVWPLETSINKFVIEREPIGKGRSDSCGCQVPKSIKCVRFHITERRSRVMRELGKAFNQWRFDKMGEEVKLSWSLEDQKKFGAIVRSNPLSLDKCFWDEIFRCFPSRRREDLVSYYYNVFLLQRRANQNRSTPDSINSDDDESECELVNYGSRREAVNSPGSLISAKKQHKYVK is encoded by the exons ATGATAGCTaatgattttacaaaaaaaccacaaagaaaGATAGCTCCGGACGGGTTTTGGGTGGATCTTGAGCCGAATTCAAAAGGGTCCGTTTTGAAAAGCGAACTCGATTTCCAGCTCAGGAGCCGTTTCGATAAGTTTCTGGACTCGTTTTTCAAAGAGATTTGCGGGTTAGATAGTTGTTTATGGATTCTACCTCCAATGCTTGGAAATGGGCAGTTTGTAGATTTGCTTAAACTGTTTTTAGCTGTGAGCGAGAAAGGTGGGTATGGTGTTGTTTCTGAAAATGGGTTGTGGGATTTGGTCGCTCGAGAGTTTGGGTTTGGATTGAACCTTGCCCCGACTGTGAAATTGGTTTATATTAAGTACTTAGACTCCTTGGAGAGGTGGTTAGAGAGGCTTCTTGTTGATGGTATAGGATTGAACGCTGAGTTGAGTGATAGGGGGGTTAATGTGGGTGGGGCTTTGATGGAATTAGGGGCGGAGTTTAAAGGGTTGTTATCTGAAATGCCAGAGAATGAGTTTTTGGAATTGAATTCGGAGTTGAATGTGAATGCTGAGGTGGAGTCTTATGAGAGTGAGAAGTTTGCCGAGGATGAAGAATCATTGCATATAGACTCAACTAAGAGTGGTGTTGATTTTGTGGAAGTTGGGGAATCAGGTGATAATGTAGTAAAGAGTTTCATGATGGACGGTTCTTTTTCTAACGAGGATGTAAAAGGCAAGGATGTTGATGAAAATTTGATATCTGATTCAAGGAAAAGTGAGAAAGTGGAAAATGAGGATGAGGTGAAGAGCGTGGTGGTCGTGGAAACTGATGGAGATGAGGAAGGAAATAAGGGTGATAACAGTGAGATTGAGGAACTGGATTTAGCAACTTTTGAGGAATCTGTTTCTAGTCGTAAGAGGAAACGGGATTCCATTTATAGAATGCTGAACTGGGTTACTGAGATTGCAAAAGATCCATGTGATCCCGTGGTTGGATCGTTACCTGAGTGGTCAAAGTGGAAAAGTTACGGGAATGAAGAATGCTGGAAGCAGGTTTTGGTGACCCGGGAATCGTTGTTTCTGAAAAGAAATGCTGATTCAACTTCAAGTGCAGAGGGGTTTGTTAAGCAG AAATATCAGAAGATGCATCCATGTATGTACGATGACCATGCTGGATCTAGTTACAATCTTAGAGAGAGGTTAAAATGTAGAAAGCTTTTTCCTGGGGAAACATCGTCTCAAGCACTTGTTTGCTCACAGTCATCTTCTGCAGCCACCCAAACTGATTCAGATTCTTGCATGGAAGGGGTTTATGATGGTGATTCTTCAACTGAATGTTCAGTGCTTGACCTGCCAATTACAAAGAGAATTCCTGTGGGGCCAGTTTTTCAGGCTGAAGTACCAGAATGGACTGGCATGGCTTCTGAAAGTGACTCAAAGTGGCTTGGGACTCGGGTTTGGCCACTTGAAACTTCAATCAACAAATTTGTTATTGAAAGGGAACCTATCGGTAAGGGAAGGTCAGATTCCTGTGGTTGCCAAGTGCCGAAATCTATCAAATGTGTCAGATTTCACATTACTGAGCGAAGGTCGAGAGTGATGCGTGAACTGGGGAAGGCTTTTAATCAATGGAGATTTGATAAGATGGGTGAAGAAGTAAAACTCTCCTGGTCGTTGGAAGATCAAAAGAAGTTTGGAGCTATAGTGAGGTCAAATCCTCTATCTCTTGATAAGTGTTTTTGGGACGAGATATTCCGATGTTTCCCAAGTAGGAGAAGGGAAGATCTGGTGAGCTATTACTACAATGTATTTCTTTTGCAGCGCAGAGCAAACCAGAATAGGTCCACTCCAGACAGCATcaatagtgatgatgatgaatcaGAATGTGAATTAGTAAACTATGGCTCTAGGCGTGAGGCAGTCAATTCACCAGGCTCCCTCATATCAGCAAAGAAGCAACATAAATATGTTAAATAG
- the LOC7494094 gene encoding AT-rich interactive domain-containing protein 2 isoform X1, which produces MTGWSMIANDFTKKPQRKIAPDGFWVDLEPNSKGSVLKSELDFQLRSRFDKFLDSFFKEICGLDSCLWILPPMLGNGQFVDLLKLFLAVSEKGGYGVVSENGLWDLVAREFGFGLNLAPTVKLVYIKYLDSLERWLERLLVDGIGLNAELSDRGVNVGGALMELGAEFKGLLSEMPENEFLELNSELNVNAEVESYESEKFAEDEESLHIDSTKSGVDFVEVGESGDNVVKSFMMDGSFSNEDVKGKDVDENLISDSRKSEKVENEDEVKSVVVVETDGDEEGNKGDNSEIEELDLATFEESVSSRKRKRDSIYRMLNWVTEIAKDPCDPVVGSLPEWSKWKSYGNEECWKQVLVTRESLFLKRNADSTSSAEGFVKQKYQKMHPCMYDDHAGSSYNLRERLKCRKLFPGETSSQALVCSQSSSAATQTDSDSCMEGVYDGDSSTECSVLDLPITKRIPVGPVFQAEVPEWTGMASESDSKWLGTRVWPLETSINKFVIEREPIGKGRSDSCGCQVPKSIKCVRFHITERRSRVMRELGKAFNQWRFDKMGEEVKLSWSLEDQKKFGAIVRSNPLSLDKCFWDEIFRCFPSRRREDLVSYYYNVFLLQRRANQNRSTPDSINSDDDESECELVNYGSRREAVNSPGSLISAKKQHKYVK; this is translated from the exons ATGACAGGATGGTCAATGATAGCTaatgattttacaaaaaaaccacaaagaaaGATAGCTCCGGACGGGTTTTGGGTGGATCTTGAGCCGAATTCAAAAGGGTCCGTTTTGAAAAGCGAACTCGATTTCCAGCTCAGGAGCCGTTTCGATAAGTTTCTGGACTCGTTTTTCAAAGAGATTTGCGGGTTAGATAGTTGTTTATGGATTCTACCTCCAATGCTTGGAAATGGGCAGTTTGTAGATTTGCTTAAACTGTTTTTAGCTGTGAGCGAGAAAGGTGGGTATGGTGTTGTTTCTGAAAATGGGTTGTGGGATTTGGTCGCTCGAGAGTTTGGGTTTGGATTGAACCTTGCCCCGACTGTGAAATTGGTTTATATTAAGTACTTAGACTCCTTGGAGAGGTGGTTAGAGAGGCTTCTTGTTGATGGTATAGGATTGAACGCTGAGTTGAGTGATAGGGGGGTTAATGTGGGTGGGGCTTTGATGGAATTAGGGGCGGAGTTTAAAGGGTTGTTATCTGAAATGCCAGAGAATGAGTTTTTGGAATTGAATTCGGAGTTGAATGTGAATGCTGAGGTGGAGTCTTATGAGAGTGAGAAGTTTGCCGAGGATGAAGAATCATTGCATATAGACTCAACTAAGAGTGGTGTTGATTTTGTGGAAGTTGGGGAATCAGGTGATAATGTAGTAAAGAGTTTCATGATGGACGGTTCTTTTTCTAACGAGGATGTAAAAGGCAAGGATGTTGATGAAAATTTGATATCTGATTCAAGGAAAAGTGAGAAAGTGGAAAATGAGGATGAGGTGAAGAGCGTGGTGGTCGTGGAAACTGATGGAGATGAGGAAGGAAATAAGGGTGATAACAGTGAGATTGAGGAACTGGATTTAGCAACTTTTGAGGAATCTGTTTCTAGTCGTAAGAGGAAACGGGATTCCATTTATAGAATGCTGAACTGGGTTACTGAGATTGCAAAAGATCCATGTGATCCCGTGGTTGGATCGTTACCTGAGTGGTCAAAGTGGAAAAGTTACGGGAATGAAGAATGCTGGAAGCAGGTTTTGGTGACCCGGGAATCGTTGTTTCTGAAAAGAAATGCTGATTCAACTTCAAGTGCAGAGGGGTTTGTTAAGCAG AAATATCAGAAGATGCATCCATGTATGTACGATGACCATGCTGGATCTAGTTACAATCTTAGAGAGAGGTTAAAATGTAGAAAGCTTTTTCCTGGGGAAACATCGTCTCAAGCACTTGTTTGCTCACAGTCATCTTCTGCAGCCACCCAAACTGATTCAGATTCTTGCATGGAAGGGGTTTATGATGGTGATTCTTCAACTGAATGTTCAGTGCTTGACCTGCCAATTACAAAGAGAATTCCTGTGGGGCCAGTTTTTCAGGCTGAAGTACCAGAATGGACTGGCATGGCTTCTGAAAGTGACTCAAAGTGGCTTGGGACTCGGGTTTGGCCACTTGAAACTTCAATCAACAAATTTGTTATTGAAAGGGAACCTATCGGTAAGGGAAGGTCAGATTCCTGTGGTTGCCAAGTGCCGAAATCTATCAAATGTGTCAGATTTCACATTACTGAGCGAAGGTCGAGAGTGATGCGTGAACTGGGGAAGGCTTTTAATCAATGGAGATTTGATAAGATGGGTGAAGAAGTAAAACTCTCCTGGTCGTTGGAAGATCAAAAGAAGTTTGGAGCTATAGTGAGGTCAAATCCTCTATCTCTTGATAAGTGTTTTTGGGACGAGATATTCCGATGTTTCCCAAGTAGGAGAAGGGAAGATCTGGTGAGCTATTACTACAATGTATTTCTTTTGCAGCGCAGAGCAAACCAGAATAGGTCCACTCCAGACAGCATcaatagtgatgatgatgaatcaGAATGTGAATTAGTAAACTATGGCTCTAGGCGTGAGGCAGTCAATTCACCAGGCTCCCTCATATCAGCAAAGAAGCAACATAAATATGTTAAATAG